One Deltaproteobacteria bacterium genomic window, TATTCAGGATATACTCGGGCACCGTGACGGGAGACTCGACGGTTCTCAACTCGACCACGGGCGCCAGGGAGAAGCTCGGCCACCTCTTCCTTCTCGAGGGCAAGGGCACAAGGGAGGTGCCCGGGGCCGAGGCCGGCGACATAGTGGCCGTCGCAAAACTCAAGGACACCCACACGGGCGACACCCTCTGCGACGAAAAGGACCCCATCGTATTCCCGCCGCTTCCCCACGACAACGCCTCGCTCTCCTACGCCATAAGCCCGAAGACCAAGGGCGACGAGGAAAAACTGCCCGTGGCGCTCGCCAAGCTCATGGAGGAGGACCCGAGTCTCGAGCTCCGGCGCGACGAACAGACCAGCGAGTTCATCCTCTCGGGCGTGGGCCAGGTCCACCTCGAGGTGGCGGTGGAGAAACTCAAGCGCAAGTACGGCTGCGAGGTGGAACTCAAGGCCCCGCGGGTGCCGTACAAGGAGACCATCCGCTCGAGCGTCCAGGTCCAGGGCAAGTACAAGAAGCAGTCGGGCGGGCGCGGCCAGTACGGAGACACGTGGATCGAGGTGAGCCCCCTGCCCAGGGGCGCGGGCTTCGAGTTCGTCGACAACATAGTGGGCGGCGTCATTCCACGCCAGTACATACCGGCCGTGGAAAAGGGCGTGCGCGAGGCCATGGAGAGCGGCGTGCTCGCCGGCTATCCGGTGGTGGACGTGAAGGTCAGGCTCTACGACGGCTCCCACCACTCGGTCGACTCCTCGGAGATGGCCTTCAAGATAGCGGCCTCCATGGGCTTCAAGAAGGCCATGGAGAAGGCCGGGGCCGTGCTTCTCGAACCGGTCATGCAGATGGAGATAAGCGTGCCCGACGAGAACATGGGCGACGTCATAGGGGATCTCAACTCGCGGCGCGGCAAGATCCTCGGCGTCGAGCCCAAGAGCGGGAGCCAGGTCATAAAGGCCCTTGTGCCCCTTGCCGAGATCATCACCTACGCCACGGACCTCAAGGGCATGACCGGAGACCGTGGCATGTACTCCATGGAGTTCTCCCACTACGAGGAGGTGCCCACCCATCTGAGCAGAAAGATAATCGAGCAGGCCCGGCAGGAGCGCGACGAGGCGAAGGCTTAGGGAGACTCCGACTATAATTAAGGAAGCTCTGATTTATTACACTGGGGGAAACTTTCTGTAGAAGGGCCATAGGCCCACGTTTCCCCTCTGCCCCATCGTATGTTATTCGGATCTTCGGCTGTACCGGGGGTTCGGCCCGCGCCAGGCGGGATTTTTACGCCTTTGCGGCCCGAACCCCCGGCACAGCCCCTCCGAGGCAGCCGCCGCGGGCAGGACGCCCACTTCAAAGACTTTTAATTCCCTGCGGATCACCCCGATTTTGCAAGCAAAATCGGGATGACTCGCAGGGCGTTAAAAGTTTTTGGAGGGAGTATGAGGGAACCTCAGGGGCTGGGAAGCCCCTGTCAACCCTTTACGGCCCGCGGGCTGTCGGGCCGCAAAGGCGTAAAAATCCCGCCTGGCGCGGGCCGACAGCCAAGGGCCGTTTCTTCTTCGTAAAAAGGTTCC contains:
- the fusA gene encoding elongation factor G; the encoded protein is MKRNVAIIAHGGAGKTTLSEAMLFNAGATSRLGRVDDGNSVMDFEPEEHRRRISISAAVHHYDWKSHRVNIIDTPGYSNFLTETRNALNVVGGCVVILSGISGVKVQTEMVWGYANEFEVARIAFVNKMDRERANFLRAVDDMEKVLGTKGVPIQIPLAQGPDFNGVVDLISMKAYVYKDDSSGGFEVAAVPDSLASEAAELREAMVETLVETDDALTEKYLEGGEITEDELRSALREGVMTRRFTPVLCGSAYRNMAVNLLMDTINLALPSPLCKGVTRGVTKGADPVSGEEKSRGPDPDGPFSARVFKTLIDPYSGKLSIFRIYSGTVTGDSTVLNSTTGAREKLGHLFLLEGKGTREVPGAEAGDIVAVAKLKDTHTGDTLCDEKDPIVFPPLPHDNASLSYAISPKTKGDEEKLPVALAKLMEEDPSLELRRDEQTSEFILSGVGQVHLEVAVEKLKRKYGCEVELKAPRVPYKETIRSSVQVQGKYKKQSGGRGQYGDTWIEVSPLPRGAGFEFVDNIVGGVIPRQYIPAVEKGVREAMESGVLAGYPVVDVKVRLYDGSHHSVDSSEMAFKIAASMGFKKAMEKAGAVLLEPVMQMEISVPDENMGDVIGDLNSRRGKILGVEPKSGSQVIKALVPLAEIITYATDLKGMTGDRGMYSMEFSHYEEVPTHLSRKIIEQARQERDEAKA